GTGCGCGGCAATCTGCACGGCTCGCCGCGTCTGAATACCGCGATCCTCGTACTCGGCACCGCGCTCGCGAGCGTGATGGGCACGACCGGCGCCGCGATGCTGCTGATCCGGCCGCTGCTGCGCGCGAACGACAATCGAAAGCATGTGGTGCACGTTGTCGTGTTCTTCATCTTTCTCGTCGCGAATGCGGGCGGCTCGCTGTCGCCGCTCGGCGATCCGCCGCTGTTCCTCGGCTTCCTGAACGGCGTCGGTTTCTTCTGGACGACGCAGCATCTCGCACTGCCGATGCTGTTCGTCTGCGTCGTGCTGCTCGTGCTGTTCTACGCGATCGACACGTACTACTTCAGCCGTCAAGGCGAACGCGGCGTGAACGAAGAGGAGCGTCCCGCATCGCGCGATCCGACGCCCGATTCGCCGAAGCTCGTCATTCAAGGCACGATCAATTTCGTGCTGCTGCTCGCGGTGATCGCGCTCGTGCTGATGAGCGGCCTGTGGAAGCCCGGCATCGAATTCAACGTGGCCGGCACGCACGTCGCACTGCAGAACGCGGTGCGCGACGGGCTGCTGATCGTCGTCACGCTGGTGTCGCTTGCCGCGACGCCACGCAACGCTCGCTCGGGCAACAACTTCAACTGGGCACCGATGGAAGAAGTCGCGAAGCTGTTCGCGGCGATCTTCGTGACCATTGCGCCGGTGATCGCGATCCTGCGCGCGGGCGAATCGGGCGCATTCGCGAGCCTCGTGCATCTGGTCAACGGCTCATCTGGCCGTCCGCACGACGCGATGTATTTCTGGGCGACGGGTATCCTGTCGTCGTTCCTCGACAATGCGCCGACCTACCTGGTGTTCTTCAATCTCGCGGGCGGCGACGCGCAGACGTTGATGACCACGGGCGCGACGACGCTCGCGGCGATTTCCGCGGGCGCGGTGTTCATGGGCGCGAACAGCTACATCGGCAATGCGCCGAACTTCATGGTGAAGGCGATCGCCGAATCACGAGGCGTGCGCATGCCGAGTTTCTTTGGCTATCTTGGATGGTCCGGCGCGGTGCTGATTCCGGTGTTTCTGTTGACCGGCTGGCTGTTTTTCTGAAGACGACTGAGCGCGTCGCGTCTCTCGCGCGGCGATGCTGATTCTGGAGCGAAGCGATGCAGAAGATTCTGGTTGCACGTCCGATTTTTCCGGACGTGATCGAAC
This portion of the Paraburkholderia flava genome encodes:
- a CDS encoding sodium:proton antiporter; translated protein: MKRHAVSACVALAAACAMWSPLAAAATPDGAALSAWWAVPFAGVLLSIALFPLVASSFWHHHFGKIAAAWGAVFLVPFAIAFGVAPAFGTLVHALLEEYVPFIVLLTALYTVAGGICVRGNLHGSPRLNTAILVLGTALASVMGTTGAAMLLIRPLLRANDNRKHVVHVVVFFIFLVANAGGSLSPLGDPPLFLGFLNGVGFFWTTQHLALPMLFVCVVLLVLFYAIDTYYFSRQGERGVNEEERPASRDPTPDSPKLVIQGTINFVLLLAVIALVLMSGLWKPGIEFNVAGTHVALQNAVRDGLLIVVTLVSLAATPRNARSGNNFNWAPMEEVAKLFAAIFVTIAPVIAILRAGESGAFASLVHLVNGSSGRPHDAMYFWATGILSSFLDNAPTYLVFFNLAGGDAQTLMTTGATTLAAISAGAVFMGANSYIGNAPNFMVKAIAESRGVRMPSFFGYLGWSGAVLIPVFLLTGWLFF